In Hirundo rustica isolate bHirRus1 chromosome 2, bHirRus1.pri.v3, whole genome shotgun sequence, one genomic interval encodes:
- the TMEM39A gene encoding transmembrane protein 39A isoform X2 — MPGGRRGPSRQQLSRSALPSLQTLVGGSCGNGTGLRNRNGSAISLSAPPITALITPEPVRHCRIPELPLDGSLLFEFLFFIYLLVALFIQYINIYKTVWWYPYNHPASCTSLNFHLIDYHLAAFITVMLARRLVWAIISEASQVGATSLIRYMVRLVLLTLCGWVLCWTLVNLFRSHSVLNLLFLGYPFGVYVPLCCFHQDSRAQPLPADCGYLVQDQVADDGASAVSSLVKDFFSLLWESLREQFNNPTSIPTHSCPLSPDLIRNEVECLKADFNRRIKEVLFNSLFSAYYVAFLPLCFVKSTQYYDMRWSCEHLIMVWINAFVMLTTQLLPPKYCDLLHRSAAHLGKWQKLEHGSYSNAPQHIWSENTIWPQGVLVRRSRCLYKAVGPYNVAVPSDVSHARFYFLFHRPLRLLNLLILIEGSVVCYQLYSLLRSEKWNHTLSMALILFCNYYVLFKLLRDRIVLGRAYSYPLNNYGLKAH, encoded by the exons GAATGGTAGTGCCATCAGCCTCTCGGCACCTCCGATCACAGCGCTGATTACTCCAGAGCCTGTGCGTCACTGCCGGATCCCTGAACTGCCGCTGGATGGGAGCCTTCTCTTTGAATTCCTGTTCTTCATCTACCTTCTGGTAGCCCTCTTCATTCAGTACATCAACATCTACAAGACTGTCTGGTGGTACCCATACAATCACCCTGCTTCCTGCACCTCACTG aATTTTCACCTCATTGACTACCACCTGGCGGCGTTCATCACAGTGATGCTGGCACGGAGGCTGGTGTGGGCCATTATCTCTGAG GCCTCTCAGGTGGGTGCAACGTCGCTGATCCGCTACATGGTGCGCCTGGTGCTGCTCACCCTCTGCGGATGGGTGCTCTGCTGGACTCTGGTCAACCTCTTCCGCAGCCATTCTGTTCTCAACCTTCTCTTCCTGGGCTACCC GTTTGGTGTCTACgtccctctgtgctgcttccaccaggacagcagagcacagcctctACCTGCAGACTGTGGTTACTTGGTACAGGACCAGGTGGCGGACGATGGGGCTTCAGCTGTCAGCAGCCTGGTCAAAGACTTCTTCTCGCTTCTGTGGGAATCCCTGAGAGAACAGTTCAATAATCCTACGTCTATCCCCACCCACAGCTGCCCCCTTTCCCCAGATCTCATCCGCAATGAGGTGGAGTGCCTAAAAGCAGACTTCAACCGCAGGATCAAGGAAGTCCTCTTCAACTCTCTCTTCAGTGCCTACTACGTGGCATTCCTGCCACTGTGCTTTGTGAAG AGCACGCAGTACTATGACATGCGCTGGTCCTGCGAGCACCTCATCATGGTGTGGATCAACGCCTTTGTCATGCTCACCAcgcagctgctgcctcccaagTACTGCGACCTGCTCCACAGGTCTGCCGCCCACCTCGGCAAGTGGCAGAAACTGGAACATGGCTCCTACAGCAATGCTCCACAGCACAT CTGGTCAGAAAACACAATATGGCCACAGGGAGTTCTGGTGCGACGGAGCCGGTGCCTGTATAAAGCAGTTGGGCCTTACAACGTAGCAGTGCCTTCAGACGTGTCCCATGCCCGCTTTTAT TTCCTCTTCCACCGTCCCTTACGGCTGCTCAACCTGCTGATTCTCATCGAAGGCAGTGTGGTCTGCTACCAGCTGTACTCCCTGCTGCGCTCAGAGAAGTGGAACCACACCCTCTCCATGGCCCTCATCCTTTTCTGCAATTATTATGTCTTATTTAAGCTCCTCCGGGACCGGATAGTATTAGGCAGGGCATACTCCTACCCACTAAACAACTATGGACTCAAGGCACACTAG